A window from Scyliorhinus canicula chromosome 19, sScyCan1.1, whole genome shotgun sequence encodes these proteins:
- the LOC119954421 gene encoding nicotinamide N-methyltransferase-like, whose amino-acid sequence MESGFTDGDGYEKKFNSRIYLETYYASPVGEVLEKPFLLFVLTNLVKAFSSGPKFRTLLEIGCGPCLHLALCASGHVEQIVVSDFASNNRREIELWLQNDPGAFDWSPIAKYVCELEGDREKWTEKEKKLRNSNKQVLKCDVHQTNPLDPVELEPVDCLVTSLCLEAACKDKATYCAALRNISSLLKPGGVFILISVLNETYYIVDELKFSCLKLDQAFLESAMKEAGYEIDGFEIFVDPDHVRSISDCEAAIFLVAHKCQNA is encoded by the exons ATGGAGTCGGGTTTTACTGATGGAGATGGTTATGAGAAAAAGTTTAACTCTCGGATCTATTTGGAAACGTATTACGCTTCTCCCGTTGGTGAAGTGTTGGAAAAGCCATTCCTGCTTTTTGTTCTGACGAATTTGGTAAAAGCCTTCTCCAGTG GTCCGAAATTCCGCACACTGCTTGAAATTGGATGTGGTCCCTGTCTTCATTTGGCTCTCTGTGCGTCGGGACACGTGGAGCAAATTGTTGTGTCCGATTTTGCTTCCAACAACCGCCGGGAGATTGAGCTGTGGTTACAAAATGATCCGGGAGCTTTTGACTGGAGCCCAATTGCAAAGTATGTGTGTGAACTGGAAGGCGACAG ggaaaaatggacagagaAAGAGAAGAAGCTGAGAAATTCCAACAAACAAGTTTTGAAGTGTGATGTCCATCAAACTAACCCTCTGGATCCAGTGGAATTGGAACCTGTTGATTGTTTGGTGACTTCCTTGTGTCTGGAAGCTGCCTGTAAGGATAAAGCAACTTACTGCGCTGCTCTCAGAAATATATCCTCTCTGTTAAAACCAGGCGGGGTGTTCATTCTGATTAGTGTTTTGAATGAGACCTATTACATCGTTGATGAGCTGAAGTTTTCATGTCTGAAACTTGATCAGGCCTTTTTAGAAAGTGCTATGAAGGAGGCTGGTTATGAGATAGATGGATTTGAAATTTTTGTTGACCCTGACCATGTAAGAAGTATATCGGACTGTGAGGCTGCAATTTTCCTGGTTGCTCACAAGTGTCAGAATGCTTAA